AGCGAGGATTCCTCGCCGCAGATATAGGCGCCCGCCCCGCGCCGCATATGCAGCGTCGGACCGCGCGCCGGCAGCTTAGCGATCTCACGTTCCAGAATCTCGCGCGAGGCTGGATATTCATCGCGAATGTAGATGTAGACGTTGGAGGCTTCGACCACGTGTGCACCGATCAGCATGCCCTCGATGAAGCGATGCGGATCGGTTTCGAGATAGTAGCGGTCCTTGAACGTGCCGGGCTCGCCCTCGTCGCCATTGATCGCCATCAGCCGCGGACCGGGCTCCCCCAGCACCGCGCGCCATTTGCGTCCCGTAGGAAAACCCGCGCCACCAAGTCCACGCAGCGACGCATCGTCAAGCGCCTTCAGCAGGTCATCCTTCGGCAGTTCGCCGGAGCGCAGGCGATTGAGAAGCTTGTAGCCGCCGGCCGCGACATAGGCGTCGTAGTCGATATATTTCGGCAGATGCGCGTGGGTGTCGCCGGCTTTCGCAGCGGCCAGCACGTTGCCCACGGTAGCCTGATCGATGAAGTTGTGGCCGACCTCGGCCGCAGGCGCCGTATCGCAGCGGCCGACACAGGGCGCGCGCACGACACGGATTCGGGGGCCGCTCGCGCGCTGGAGGTCCTCGAGCAGCTTCTCGCCGCCGAGCATCGCGCAGGTCAAGGAGTCGCAGACGCGGATGGTAAGCGGCGCGATGTCAGGCTCGCCCTCCTTCACGACGTCAAAATGCGCATAGAAGGTGGCGGTCTCGAACACCTCGGCGAAGGCGAGCTCCATCTCGTCGGCGAGCGCTGCGAGATGCGCGGCCGAGATCTGGTGATACCTATCCTGGATCAGGTGGAGATATTCGATGAGCAGGTCGCGCCGGCGGGGCCTGTTGCCGAGCAATTGCTCGATCTCATGGGCGGCGGTCGGGTCGACCTGCCGCCCCTTGGACGTGGCCTTGGCTCGCTTCCGTCCCTCGCCCGGATGTTCGAACGAGCGGACCTGGTGCACGTCGTGGCTCATCGATGCGTCTCGTATCCCTTCTTTAGAACAACTCCAAGTCTAGCTCTTGGCATACCAGATGCCAAGAGAATTCTTGTGTTCCAATAAGCATTTAAGGGGCATGCAGCTTTCCAAAACCTCCACGCCCCCTCACCCGCTTCAAGCTGCCCCGGCCTTCAGGTCTTGCTCATGCAGT
This genomic interval from Bradyrhizobium sp. CB82 contains the following:
- a CDS encoding NADH-ubiquinone oxidoreductase-F iron-sulfur binding region domain-containing protein, whose translation is MSHDVHQVRSFEHPGEGRKRAKATSKGRQVDPTAAHEIEQLLGNRPRRRDLLIEYLHLIQDRYHQISAAHLAALADEMELAFAEVFETATFYAHFDVVKEGEPDIAPLTIRVCDSLTCAMLGGEKLLEDLQRASGPRIRVVRAPCVGRCDTAPAAEVGHNFIDQATVGNVLAAAKAGDTHAHLPKYIDYDAYVAAGGYKLLNRLRSGELPKDDLLKALDDASLRGLGGAGFPTGRKWRAVLGEPGPRLMAINGDEGEPGTFKDRYYLETDPHRFIEGMLIGAHVVEASNVYIYIRDEYPASREILEREIAKLPARGPTLHMRRGAGAYICGEESSLLESIEGKRGLPRHKPPYPFQVGLFGLPTLINNIETLWWVRDIVEKGADWWKGHGRHERHGLRSFSVSGRVKNPGMKLAPAGITVRELIDEYCGGMADGHTFYAYLPGGASGGILPASMDEIPLDFGTLEKYGCFIGSAAIVILSQKDNVRSAALNLMKFFEDESCGQCTPCRVGTQKAALLMQRPVWNRALLDELSQAMRDASICGLGQAASNPLVSVIKYFPDEFKEAAE